The stretch of DNA AAATTTAGAAAATCACTTTAATAGTGATGCAAGTTTGAGTCCTGAAAATTTTCAAACTATTTCAAAATATCTAAATGATAATAGTGCTGAAAAAAATATGCAATATAAAAGAAGTAATAGAATTGTTTCTAGTTTAAATGCAAATCAAGTTCCTGATTCAATTTCAACAGCTCCTTATATGATTAAAAAACATAGGGAAATAAGAAAAGATTTAATAACTCAACCAGAAGTAAAAGGCTTATTTAACTGTATTGCTTGTCACACAACGGCTAATAAAGGAATGTATGGAGAAAGAGATATAAAAATCCCAAACTTTGGTAAATGGGAAGATTAAAAGGATAAATAATGCAAAAATCATATATTTGGTCATTACCCACAAGAGTTTTTCATGCTTTGTTTGTAATATTCATACTGTTGACTTTTTTGAGTGCGCAAGAAGATCAATGGTTAAATATTCACGCTGTGATTGGTTATGCTGTTTTGATTTTGGTATTGTTTAGAATATGTTGGGGATTTTTTGGA from Arcobacter suis CECT 7833 encodes:
- a CDS encoding diheme cytochrome c; this encodes MKYLVFLPIFLSFLFADDGFSTKADVAPVNNQLYIKECGSCHFPYQAGLLPANAWNKMMANLENHFNSDASLSPENFQTISKYLNDNSAEKNMQYKRSNRIVSSLNANQVPDSISTAPYMIKKHREIRKDLITQPEVKGLFNCIACHTTANKGMYGERDIKIPNFGKWED